In a genomic window of Helianthus annuus cultivar XRQ/B chromosome 10, HanXRQr2.0-SUNRISE, whole genome shotgun sequence:
- the LOC110885828 gene encoding betaine aldehyde dehydrogenase, chloroplastic-like translates to MVAGDISAAATAEDIDIAVKAARRALKRDEGKEWASASGAHRANYLLAIAAKVTEKKDKFAKLEAIDCVKPLHEVAWDMDDVAGCFEYNAVLAEALDVKRNAPVNLPMDTFKFHIIREPIGVVGLITPWNYPLLMAIWKVASALAAGCAAVLKPSELASMFSYLDFADRDALKHLKPRTKLEQTGPVVTIYCTHSKT, encoded by the exons ATGGTTGCAGGGGATATATCAGCAGCAGCTACCGCGGAGGATATTGATATTGCTGTGAAAGCAGCACGCAGAGCTCTTAAACGTGATGAAGGAAAAGAATGGGCATCAGCTTCTGGGGCTCATCGTGCAAACTATCTTCTCGCCATTGCTGCAAAG GTTACTGAGAAAAAGGATAAGTTCGCTAAGCTTGAAGCCATTGATTGTGTAAAACCACTTCATGAAGTAGCATGGGATATG GATGACGTTGCTGGATGTTTTGAATATAATGCTGTTCTTGCTGAAGCTTTGGATGTAAAACGAAACGCACCTGTTAATCTTCCAATGGATACCTTTAAATTCCATATCATCAGGGAACCAATTGGTGTTGTTGGGCTGATTACTCCATG GAATTATCCTTTGCTAATGGCTATTTGGAAAGTTGCATCTGCACTGGCTGCTGGGTGTGCTGCAGTACTTAAGCCCTCAGAGTTGGCGTCTAT GTTTTCTTACCTAGATTTTGCTGACCGTGACGCGTTGAAGCACTTGAAACCGAGAACAAAATTAGAACAAACTGGTCCAGTGGTAACGATATATTGTACTCACTCGAAGACCTAA